From Sinorhizobium sp. B11:
CGGTCTTCCTTGGTGCGGGTGCTGCGACCTGGTTTCTGGCAGCCTCGAACGTTCCGGCGGTCTCGCTCGGCCTTTGCCTGCTCGTTCTCCTCATTGCCGTTGCGCTCTGCGGCCACGCCCGGACGAGACTGCGGGCAATACTGCTTGCCCTGCTTCTCTTTGCCGGCGGAATGCTCTCGGCACAGATCGAAACATGGCGGGCAAGGACGCTGATCCTCGATTCAGCCGTGACGACAACGCTGACTGGCCGGATCGAACGGCGAGAAGGCGATGGTGAAGGGCGCTGGCGTTATATCCTTGACGTCACCGGCACGGACGCCCCCGAAATCAAGCGTCCGCCCGAGCGCATCTCTGTGCTCGTACGCGGCGCCGCCCGGCCCTTTGAACTCGGCGATATCATAGAGGGCAGGGCGCGTCTGACGCCTCCGGCAGGACCCGCGCTTCCTCACCTCAACGATTTTGCCTTCAGCGCCTATTTTGACGGCATTGGTGCTAACGGCTTCTTCTATGGAGCACCGAAGAAGGTTACAGAACAGCCGGAACAGGCGGGCTCTGTCGGCGAGACCGTCCTGGAGTGGTTCTACCGCCTGCGAAGCGGCATCGGCGATCGGATCCGCTCCACTCTGCCGGGCGACACCGGGGCCTTTGCCGCTTCACTTGTCACCGATGAGAGACGAGCGATCTCGGATGAAACGACGGAGGCACTGCGGCAGTCCGGCCTTGCCCACATCGTGGCGATCTCCGGCCTCAATATGGCACTCTCTGCCGGTATCTTCTTTGTCGGGCTGCGCGTGACTCTCAGCCTGTTTCCGGGTATTGCGCAGGCGTGGCCGACCAAGAAGATCGCGGCAGCCGGCGCACTCGCTGCGGTGACGGCTTACTATCTGATCTCGGGTTTTGCCGTTTCAGCCGAACGCGCCTTCATCATGATGGCGATCATGCTGGTTGCCGTCTTCTTCGACCGGCCGTCTATCAGCCTCAGAAACGTGGCGCTGTCGGCTCTCGTGATCCTCGCGGTCTCACCATCGGAAGTGCTCGGACCGAGCTTCCAGATGTCTTTCGCCGCAACACTTGCCCTTGTCGCCGGGTACGACCTCTGGAAAGGGCGGCCGATGCGGGAGAACGCCTTTGCCAAACTTCCGATCATGAAACCCTTCTTCATGGTCGGCAGCTTCTTCGGCGGCATTTTCCTGACGTCTCTCATCGGTGGTTTCTCGACGGCGCTGTTTTCGATCGAGCATTTCCACCGGCTGACTGCTTATGGCCTGCCGGCAAATCTCGCGGCCATGCCGGTTATTTCCTTCATCGTCATGCCGGCCGGCATGCTGGCGATGCTGCTGATGCCTTTTGGTCTGGATGGCTGGCTATGGCCGGTGGCGGGCTTCGGGCTCGACCTGGTAATCGCTATTGCAAAGGCGGTGGCGGGTTGGGGCGGCAATATAGATGTTGCCCGCTTACCCGGCTGGTACTTTCCGGCAGCCGTCTTCGGCTTCCTGTTGCTGACCTTGCTCAGAAGCCGGTTGCGGCATATCGGAACCGCAATAATCACTGTTTCAACGTTCGCCGTTGTGTTGATTCCATCAGAAGCGATGCCCGACGTCGCCATCTCGGAAGACGGCAGCCTGGTCGCTGTAATCGATGGAGAGGCAATGGCTTCAAACCGCGAAAAGCCGCCAGCCTTCATTTTCGAACAATGGCAGAGGGCACTTGCCATCGAAGAGCATCAGAAGCCGGTTATGCTTCAAGCAACCAAGACACCCACCATGTCCGATGGCAAAAGATTGCAGCTGTCAACCGATCAACAGAATGAAGCCAGAGAGGCAATGAGGCAGGCACTCGCCATCAGCCCAACGTCACGATTCTCTTGCCAAAAGCGCACCTGGTGTACCGCCTTGCTAGGCAATGGAAAGAAACTGACTGTCATCGAAAATGCTGCCTACCTCGGGCCGGCCTGCGATACGGCCGATATTGTCGTAACCCCTGTCCGATTGCGCTTGGACCGTTGTCGTTCCGGCGCGCTGCTCTTTACCGGCGAGACGCTACGCAAGACAGGTTCTGTCGAGCTTCGCTTCACAGATAGTGGAATCGATGTCGCAACCGCATTCGGCCCATTGCAACGCCCCTGGATGCGCCACCGCGCCTATGACTGGCGCAGCGATACATTCACAGACGCAAGCCAGTCACCAGTCAGTGATAGCGGCGAATGAGGCCGACGAGCTTTCCCTGAACCTTCACTCGATCCGGTGGGAAAATTCGGGTCTCATAGGCTGGGTTTGCAGCCTCAAGCGCAATCGATGCACCCTTGCGGCGAAAGCGCTTGAGTGTTGCTTCCTCGTCGTCGACGAGGGCAACGACGATATCACCCGGGTTGGCAGTGCTGCCATTGCGGATGATGACGGTGTCGCCATCGAAGATGCCGGCTTCGATCATCGAGTCGCCGCGAACTTCGAGCGCATAATGTTCGCCGGAGCCGAGCATATCGGCAGGAACGGTGATGTCATGCGTATTGTTCTGGATTGCCGAGATTGGCACACCGGCCGCGATGCGACCCATGACCGGGACGGAGACCGAGTTGCCGTTATCGGCAGCAGGCGCTGGCTTTGCCGGAGCAGGCGCTGCAACGGGCTGCGGCTTGCCGAGGCTGCCTTCGATGACGCTCGGTGAAAAGCCGCGACGTGGCTGCAGGCTGGGGCTGTAGGCCTCCGGCAGTTTGATGACTTCGAGCGCGCGTGCGCGGTTCGGAAGCCGGCGAATGAAGCCGCGTTCCTCAAGCGCCGTGATCAGCCGGTGAATACCGGATTTCGAGGCCAGATCCAGCGCATCCTTCATCTCGTCGAAAGACGGAGGAACGCCTGACTCCTTCATCCTTTCGTGAATGAAAAGAAGGAGTTCCTGTTGTTTGCGCGTAAGCATGGCGTGCACCCCAGTCTTGAAACAAATCCAGAACGGACACTATATGTTCCATATGTGTTCCGCAAGTAGCTAAATTTTCGTAAAACTTCTGTCCATTCTGGTGAGAATTTTATTTTTCTCGCGCCCGGGCCTTCCCGGCCTTGTCTCGCAACATCTGCTGAAGCACATCTCCTTGTGACTGTTGGAGGGGACCTAATGAGCCGAGATACGCTTGCAATCGATCATCTCGTTTTGCCGGTTACCGATATCGACCTTGCCCGCGAAAGACTGGGCAAGCTTGGTTTCACCGTGGCGCCGGATGCCCGTCATCCTTTTGGGACCGAAAATGCCTGCGTTTTCTTTGCCGACAAAACCTATCTGGAGCCCCTGGGCGTCGCGAGCGTCGAAGAGAGCGAGGAGGCAGCACACGATGGCAATGTGTTCACCGCCCGCAATCAGGCTTTTCGCTTCCGCTGCGGCAGCGAAGGACTGTCCGCGATTGCCTTTGCGACGGCAGATGCAAAGCACGAACATGCTCGATTCGTGAAGGACAGTCTGAGTGCCGGTTCTGTGCTGCAGTTCGAGCGCCCTGTTAAAATGCCGGATGGCACCGAGAATATTGCCGGCTTCCGGCTGGCCTTCGCTGGCGACCTGCGGGCACCGGATTTCTTTCTCTTCGCAGTCGAACGCGTTAATCCGCTTCCTGCCGACCGGACCGCGCTTGAGACCCATGCCAATGGTGTCACAGGCATTGCCGAGATCGCGCTCGCGGCCCCCGAGCCGACAGCCTTCGGTGAGTTCGTTCGCTCCGTGGCAAAAGGCGCATCTACTGAGCTCACGAGTTTCGGGCTGGACGTGCCCACCGGAAACGCAAAGATCAGCCTGATGACCCCGGAAGGGCTGGAGGCTTATTTCGATCTTGCCACGTCGGATACCGATCGTGGTCTGCGCGGTCGGGCGATCCGCTTTGCTGTCGGCGATCTGGCCGTGACAGAAGCGCATTTGGCTGCTAACGGGGTGACTTATACACGCAAGGGCAACCGTATTCTGGTGAAGCCTGCGCCCGGCCAGGGCGTACTCTTCGCCTTTGAGGAAACATCATGAGCTCTACTACCAACTCCGTGGTGACGGTCGGCGAAGGCGCCGGTAAGGTCACCTTCTCCAATGCTTCACGCCTGTCGCTGATTGCTGGCGCTTGCGAAATGGAAAGCCGCGATCATGCGTTCATGGTTGCCGGCACATTGAAGGAACTCTGCGCCAAGCTTGGCATCGGGCTCGTCTACAAGACCTCCTTCGATAAGGCGAACCGGTCTTCCTTGTCGAGCAAACGCGGTGTCGGCCTTGAAAAGGGGCTGGAAGTTTTCGCCGATCTCAAGAAAGAACTCGGCATTCCGGTTCTGACCGACATCCACAACGAAGAACAATGCGCCGAAGTGGGTAAGGTCGTCGATATCCTGCAGATACCAGCCTTTCTGTCTCGCCAGACGGATCTCCTGGTTGCCGCTGCCAAGACCGGCCGCGTCATCAACGTCAAGAAGGGCCAGTTCCTGGCGCCTTGGGACATGAAGAATGTGCTCGGCAAGCTGAACCAGAGCGGCAATCCGAACATTCTGCTCTGCGAGCGTGGTGCGTCCTTCGGTTACAATACGCTAGTCTCCGACATGCGTTCCCTGCCGATCATGGCAGCAACGGGCGCGCCCGTCATTTTCGACGCCACGCATTCAGTCCAGCAGCCCGGCGGGCAGGGGGAAACCTCCGGCGGTGAGCGGCAGTTCGTGGAGACGCTGGCCCGTGCAGCCGTGGCCGTCGGCGTTGCCGGTGTCTTTATCGAGACCCATCAGGATCCCGATAACGCCCCCTGCGACGGGCCGAACATGGTCTACCTCAAGGACATGCCGCGGCTTCTCGAGAAGCTTCTCGCCTTCGACGCGATCGCCAAGGCCGCCTGAACGACAGGCGGCATCAGGCTGCCGCGCGGGACGAGCGCCTTTCCTCCAGTGCGAAGCGGGAGAGCATGCGCCCGAGCTGGGACGCCTCAGTGCCGAGCTCCTGGCAGGCGGCGTTCGTTTCCTCGACCATGGCCGCGTTCTGCTGGGTCACCTGATCCATCCGGTTGACGGCAGCGTTGACCTCGACGAGCGCGACCGACTGTTCCGAAGACGAGCGCACGATCGCTTCGATCAGCGCCGTCACCTGCAGCACCTGGCGGTCGATGTCGCCGAGTGCCTCGCCGGTCCGGTTGACAAGTGCAACGCCCGCGGAAACCTGTCGCGACGACGTCTCGACGAGAAGCTTGATCTCCTTGGCGAGATTGGCGGAGCGTCCGGCGAGTTCGCGGACTTCCTGGGCGACGACGGCAAAGCCTTTGCCCGCGTCTCCAGCGCGTGCTGCCTCGACACCTGCGTTGAGCGCCAGAAGATTGGTCTGAAAGGCGATCTCATCGATGGCGTTGATAATATCGCCGATCCTGACCGCTGAGTCCTCGATCTTCTCCATGGCAGTCACTGCTTCACGAACGATCTCGGCGGAATGCGCCGCGCTCTCCTTCGTGGCTGACATCATCGCATTGGCTTCATGGGCCCGCTCCGAGGAGTTTTTCACCGTGACCGTGATCTGATCCAGTGCCGAAGCCGCCTGTTCGAGGGAAGCTGCCTGGCTCTCGGTGCGCTGTGCCAGATCATTGGTGCTGAGCGCGATTTCGCGCGAACTGTCGCCGACAGTATTCGTGGCGGCATAAATGTCTTTCATGGCATCGGAAAGAATGATGATGCTGGTGTTGAAGGTCTCGCGAAGCTTCTCGTAAGTATTGGCGAACTGCTCGTCGAGACGTACGGTCAGGTCGCCGCGTGAGAGACGTTCCAGGCCTGCGCTCAGGCTTTCAATAACGCGCTGGCGCGTGGCATTCTCCACGCTCTTCGATGCGTCGAGTTCGGCATCGCGGCGCATCTGTGCCTGCCGCTCTTCGTCCTGAAGCGCGCGTATGGCGTTGCGTTCTTCTGCCGATTCGCGAAAGACCGTGACCGCGCGCGCCATTTCTCCGATTTCGTCGGATCGTCTGACATAGGGAACTTCGCGGGAATAGTCGCCGCTCGCAAGCACCGCCATATAATCGCGCATCGCCGATAGCGGCACGATTGCGCGCCGGCGGAACATGTAGAGCCCGACGACGATAATCACGAAGGAAAGCGCGGCGGCCGATAGCGTAACGGCGGAGAGCAGTTCCGTCTGTTCCGCTGCCTGCTTTTCGGCGTCCATCTGGAAGGCGTTGGCCATCGCCACGAGTTCGTTTACGGCCGCTTCGTGAACATGAAAATTCGTAGCAAGCTTGGGGAGCGCCGATTCGATGGCGGCCTTGTCGCCCTTCACGATTGCGGGTATCGCCTCCTCGTTCATGACTTGCCAGAACGCGTCGCCCTTGACGAGAACGTTGTCGAGAAGCTTGCGCTTGAGATCGGCGCTGAGCGGCGTTTCGGACCAATATTTGCGGCGGTCTTCATAAGCTGACTTCAGAACCGTTTGGATGCGTTCGATATTGGCCTTTGCCGAGGCTGGCTGCTCGACGGCTTCGAGCGCGAGCATGTAGGGTTCGATGACATAGAGCGGCGGCGGGAGAATATCGGCGACAAGATCCTTGCCGTAGATGATCTGCTTATACATCAGCCCGTTCACACGAAGCATGTTGAGTGCGTAGTTCTGCAAGCCGATGGAGGTCACCAGTCCGAGGATGACAACGGCACCGAAAATGGCAAGGCTGCGTGCAATATTGAGTTTCATCTGTGCCCCATGTGAAATGCCGCCAAGAGAGTCGATAAAATCGCGTTCTGGTTGTTTTTGGCGCGAGGCTGCAGCTTTTCATCCCTGCCGTTCCGTATCGCCCCAAGGGTTGAAACGACTGACTTCTGAGGATCTCACACGGGTATTAAAATTAAGCCGGGATGGTTACCGAAGGCTAAAATCAAGGGGCGTGTAACCGTCCAAAATTGGGGCTATTCCAGGGATTTTCAGCCGTGGGTTGCTATCGACGGTGGCGGCCTGCCAACATTCTGCCCGGATGGACTGTTTATCATCTTTCGATGGGTGGGATATGCTGACCGGCGACTGCCGTTCCCTTCAAAACCCTGACATGAATGTGCTATAGGCCACGTTTGAAGCGCTGCTGAACGTGCAAAATTGCGGCTTTGTAATTTGTACGCCTTCGATTAAGACGATTTCAAACGATTTATCCACCCACCGAGCAGGAAGAGACCATGACTGCAATTACCGATATCATCGCCCGCGAGATTCTCGATAGCCGTGGTAACCCCACCGTCGAAGTCGACGTCTATCTCGAAGACGGCAGCATGGGCCGTGCAGCTGTTCCCTCGGGTGCTTCGACCGGCGCGCACGAAGCCGTCGAAGTCCGCGATGGCGGCAAGCGTTATCTCGGCAAGGGTGTTGAAAAGGCTGTCGAAGCTGCCAACACCGAAATCTTCGACGCCATCGGCGGCATCGATGCTGAAAACCAGATCCAGATCGACAAGATCATGATCGAACTCGATGGCACGCCAAACAAGTCGCGCCTCGGTGCCAACGCCATCCTCGGCGTTTCGCTCGCTGTCGCCAAGGCTGCAGCGCAGGCTGCCGGCCTGCCGCTCTATCGTTACGTCGGCGGTGCTTCCGCAAGCCTTTTGCCGGTCCCGATGATGAACATCATCAACGGCGGCGCGCATGCCGATAACCCGATCGACTTCCAGGAGTTCATGATCCTGCCGGTCGGCGCAGATTCGATCCGCGAAGCCGTCCGCATGGGTTCGGAAGTTTTCCACACGCTGAAGAAGGAGCTGGCGGCACAGGGCCACAACACCAACGTCGGTGACGAAGGCGGCTTCGCACCGGGCCTCAAGAGCGCTCCGGAAGCCCTCGATTTCATCATGAAGTCGATCGAGAAAGCCGGCTACAAGCCGGGCGACGACATGTGCCTCGGCCTCGATTGCGCCTCGACCGAATTCTTCAAGGACGGCAAGTACGTACTGGAAGGCGAAGGCCGCACGCTCGAGCCAGGCGCCATGGCCGAGTACCTGGCAGAACTCGCTGCCAAGTATCCGATCATCTCCATCGAAGACGGCATGGCTGAAGACGACTGGGAAGGCTGGAAGACTCTGACCGATCTCGCCGGCAAGAAGTGCCAGCTGGTTGGCGATGATTTGTTCGTCACCAACTCGGCTCGCCTGCGCGACGGCATTCGCATGGGCGTCGCCAACTCGATCCTGGTCAAGGTCAACCAGATCGGCTCGCTGACGGAAACGCTCGATGCCGTCAACACGGCGCACAAGGCAGCCTACACCGCCGTCATGTCGCACCGCTCCGGCGAAACCGAGGACTCCACGATCGCCGATCTCGCAGTTGCCACCAACTGCGGCCAGATCAA
This genomic window contains:
- a CDS encoding ComEC family competence protein encodes the protein MAIGNRAKRYAGSSVRMAAEEAGHGRLVLFSPVFLGAGAATWFLAASNVPAVSLGLCLLVLLIAVALCGHARTRLRAILLALLLFAGGMLSAQIETWRARTLILDSAVTTTLTGRIERREGDGEGRWRYILDVTGTDAPEIKRPPERISVLVRGAARPFELGDIIEGRARLTPPAGPALPHLNDFAFSAYFDGIGANGFFYGAPKKVTEQPEQAGSVGETVLEWFYRLRSGIGDRIRSTLPGDTGAFAASLVTDERRAISDETTEALRQSGLAHIVAISGLNMALSAGIFFVGLRVTLSLFPGIAQAWPTKKIAAAGALAAVTAYYLISGFAVSAERAFIMMAIMLVAVFFDRPSISLRNVALSALVILAVSPSEVLGPSFQMSFAATLALVAGYDLWKGRPMRENAFAKLPIMKPFFMVGSFFGGIFLTSLIGGFSTALFSIEHFHRLTAYGLPANLAAMPVISFIVMPAGMLAMLLMPFGLDGWLWPVAGFGLDLVIAIAKAVAGWGGNIDVARLPGWYFPAAVFGFLLLTLLRSRLRHIGTAIITVSTFAVVLIPSEAMPDVAISEDGSLVAVIDGEAMASNREKPPAFIFEQWQRALAIEEHQKPVMLQATKTPTMSDGKRLQLSTDQQNEAREAMRQALAISPTSRFSCQKRTWCTALLGNGKKLTVIENAAYLGPACDTADIVVTPVRLRLDRCRSGALLFTGETLRKTGSVELRFTDSGIDVATAFGPLQRPWMRHRAYDWRSDTFTDASQSPVSDSGE
- the lexA gene encoding transcriptional repressor LexA; the encoded protein is MLTRKQQELLLFIHERMKESGVPPSFDEMKDALDLASKSGIHRLITALEERGFIRRLPNRARALEVIKLPEAYSPSLQPRRGFSPSVIEGSLGKPQPVAAPAPAKPAPAADNGNSVSVPVMGRIAAGVPISAIQNNTHDITVPADMLGSGEHYALEVRGDSMIEAGIFDGDTVIIRNGSTANPGDIVVALVDDEEATLKRFRRKGASIALEAANPAYETRIFPPDRVKVQGKLVGLIRRYH
- a CDS encoding VOC family protein; amino-acid sequence: MSRDTLAIDHLVLPVTDIDLARERLGKLGFTVAPDARHPFGTENACVFFADKTYLEPLGVASVEESEEAAHDGNVFTARNQAFRFRCGSEGLSAIAFATADAKHEHARFVKDSLSAGSVLQFERPVKMPDGTENIAGFRLAFAGDLRAPDFFLFAVERVNPLPADRTALETHANGVTGIAEIALAAPEPTAFGEFVRSVAKGASTELTSFGLDVPTGNAKISLMTPEGLEAYFDLATSDTDRGLRGRAIRFAVGDLAVTEAHLAANGVTYTRKGNRILVKPAPGQGVLFAFEETS
- the kdsA gene encoding 3-deoxy-8-phosphooctulonate synthase; translation: MSSTTNSVVTVGEGAGKVTFSNASRLSLIAGACEMESRDHAFMVAGTLKELCAKLGIGLVYKTSFDKANRSSLSSKRGVGLEKGLEVFADLKKELGIPVLTDIHNEEQCAEVGKVVDILQIPAFLSRQTDLLVAAAKTGRVINVKKGQFLAPWDMKNVLGKLNQSGNPNILLCERGASFGYNTLVSDMRSLPIMAATGAPVIFDATHSVQQPGGQGETSGGERQFVETLARAAVAVGVAGVFIETHQDPDNAPCDGPNMVYLKDMPRLLEKLLAFDAIAKAA
- a CDS encoding methyl-accepting chemotaxis protein; protein product: MKLNIARSLAIFGAVVILGLVTSIGLQNYALNMLRVNGLMYKQIIYGKDLVADILPPPLYVIEPYMLALEAVEQPASAKANIERIQTVLKSAYEDRRKYWSETPLSADLKRKLLDNVLVKGDAFWQVMNEEAIPAIVKGDKAAIESALPKLATNFHVHEAAVNELVAMANAFQMDAEKQAAEQTELLSAVTLSAAALSFVIIVVGLYMFRRRAIVPLSAMRDYMAVLASGDYSREVPYVRRSDEIGEMARAVTVFRESAEERNAIRALQDEERQAQMRRDAELDASKSVENATRQRVIESLSAGLERLSRGDLTVRLDEQFANTYEKLRETFNTSIIILSDAMKDIYAATNTVGDSSREIALSTNDLAQRTESQAASLEQAASALDQITVTVKNSSERAHEANAMMSATKESAAHSAEIVREAVTAMEKIEDSAVRIGDIINAIDEIAFQTNLLALNAGVEAARAGDAGKGFAVVAQEVRELAGRSANLAKEIKLLVETSSRQVSAGVALVNRTGEALGDIDRQVLQVTALIEAIVRSSSEQSVALVEVNAAVNRMDQVTQQNAAMVEETNAACQELGTEASQLGRMLSRFALEERRSSRAAA
- the eno gene encoding phosphopyruvate hydratase — protein: MTAITDIIAREILDSRGNPTVEVDVYLEDGSMGRAAVPSGASTGAHEAVEVRDGGKRYLGKGVEKAVEAANTEIFDAIGGIDAENQIQIDKIMIELDGTPNKSRLGANAILGVSLAVAKAAAQAAGLPLYRYVGGASASLLPVPMMNIINGGAHADNPIDFQEFMILPVGADSIREAVRMGSEVFHTLKKELAAQGHNTNVGDEGGFAPGLKSAPEALDFIMKSIEKAGYKPGDDMCLGLDCASTEFFKDGKYVLEGEGRTLEPGAMAEYLAELAAKYPIISIEDGMAEDDWEGWKTLTDLAGKKCQLVGDDLFVTNSARLRDGIRMGVANSILVKVNQIGSLTETLDAVNTAHKAAYTAVMSHRSGETEDSTIADLAVATNCGQIKTGSLSRSDRLAKYNQLIRIEEGLGPQAQYAGRSIIRA